Proteins encoded in a region of the Pyxidicoccus trucidator genome:
- a CDS encoding membrane dipeptidase, with protein sequence MSHLRLWRRCSAVALSLALACTPAQEEPAEAARLEPTSATAQELGVGGFAELHHHMFAEEAFGGGWFHGTVTDALSRCDGGWPESDHARVRMDLSGLLNLCPNSGGVDLSGVPILAGLFGIGGAVGSEFLGKIEGTQGDTGLHDGRRNPNTQWPRWDTIAHQQSWEGWLRQAHQGGMSLVVVSAVSNKFLCEALPPQNRTRPCDEMVDVEVQLQKARDFATTRDWVDLALTPADARRIISEGKLAMVLSIESSRLFGVADWQAELNRFHALGVRTLQPVHQLDNRFGGAAPHNAIFQAAQFLENCHIDSDCGLTVGGLTLGFDVDSQCRNVRGLTAEGQQLIQAMMNKGMLIDLAHLSEKGIRDAYAVAERNQYYPLYVSHGHFREVMNGKLADDEKTTPAWVAQLLRRTGGMFGLRTAHDETRTYTKSGIANNCQGSSRSLAQAYEYGRQGLKLPMAFGADFNGFIQQTRPRFGPNGACSAGFQAEADAQAREQELQGPGRLGTAFDEQGLAHVGLLPDLLRDMRNLGANTAPLESSAETFIRMWERAAGPRGGMVDAALDIDTSGVAPWVKPEDRENAYPTVCGAHYAPDSKVLNQGCRFDAECISDQCTSVLCNTFDGRCVCNDDGDCGQAAYCQDEIPGNPGDNDCVAKKADHVSCSRDGQCQSGECGGCADAVGWCFTPRSKAYGQTCKSDNECTTDRCSADCYVNPTGSCLCDSDSHCGGGQYCGWGFNSGKCQNKKGRGAACSADRECQSGTCRWSFTCK encoded by the coding sequence GTGTCCCATCTCCGCCTCTGGAGACGCTGTTCCGCTGTCGCCCTGTCGCTGGCCCTGGCGTGTACCCCCGCGCAGGAGGAGCCCGCCGAGGCGGCTCGGCTCGAGCCGACGTCCGCCACCGCGCAGGAGCTGGGGGTGGGAGGCTTCGCCGAGCTGCACCACCACATGTTCGCGGAGGAGGCCTTCGGCGGCGGCTGGTTCCACGGCACCGTCACGGACGCGCTCTCGCGGTGTGACGGCGGGTGGCCGGAGAGCGACCACGCGCGCGTCCGCATGGACTTGAGCGGGCTGCTCAACCTGTGCCCCAACTCCGGCGGCGTGGACCTGAGCGGAGTGCCCATTCTCGCGGGCCTGTTCGGCATCGGCGGCGCGGTGGGCTCGGAGTTCCTCGGGAAGATTGAGGGCACGCAGGGCGACACCGGCCTGCATGACGGCCGGCGCAACCCCAATACGCAGTGGCCCCGCTGGGACACGATTGCGCACCAGCAGTCGTGGGAGGGCTGGCTGCGGCAGGCGCACCAGGGCGGCATGTCGCTGGTGGTGGTGTCGGCGGTGAGCAACAAGTTCCTCTGCGAGGCGCTGCCGCCGCAGAACCGCACGCGCCCGTGTGACGAGATGGTGGACGTGGAGGTGCAGCTCCAGAAGGCGCGCGACTTCGCCACCACCCGCGACTGGGTGGACCTGGCGCTGACGCCCGCGGACGCCCGGCGCATCATCTCCGAGGGCAAGCTGGCGATGGTGCTGTCGATTGAGTCGAGCCGCCTGTTCGGCGTCGCCGACTGGCAGGCCGAGCTGAACCGCTTCCACGCGCTGGGCGTGCGCACGCTGCAGCCGGTGCACCAGCTGGACAACCGCTTCGGTGGCGCGGCGCCGCACAACGCCATCTTCCAGGCGGCGCAGTTCCTGGAGAACTGTCACATCGACTCGGACTGCGGGCTCACCGTGGGCGGGCTCACCCTGGGCTTCGACGTGGACTCGCAGTGCCGCAACGTGCGCGGCCTCACCGCCGAGGGCCAGCAGCTCATCCAGGCGATGATGAACAAGGGGATGCTCATCGACCTGGCGCACCTGTCCGAGAAGGGCATCCGCGACGCGTACGCGGTGGCCGAGCGGAACCAGTACTACCCGCTCTATGTGAGCCACGGCCACTTCCGCGAGGTGATGAACGGCAAGCTGGCGGACGACGAGAAGACGACGCCCGCGTGGGTGGCGCAGCTGCTGCGGCGCACGGGCGGCATGTTCGGCCTGCGCACGGCGCATGACGAGACGCGCACGTATACGAAGTCCGGCATCGCCAACAACTGCCAGGGCTCCAGCCGCTCCCTCGCGCAGGCGTACGAGTACGGCCGGCAGGGGCTCAAGTTGCCGATGGCGTTCGGCGCGGATTTCAATGGCTTCATCCAGCAGACGCGGCCGCGCTTCGGGCCGAACGGCGCGTGCTCGGCGGGCTTCCAGGCGGAGGCGGATGCGCAGGCGCGCGAGCAGGAGCTGCAAGGCCCGGGGCGGCTGGGCACGGCGTTCGACGAGCAGGGGCTGGCGCACGTGGGCCTGCTGCCGGATTTGCTGCGGGACATGCGCAACCTGGGGGCGAACACCGCGCCGCTGGAGAGCTCGGCGGAGACGTTCATCCGGATGTGGGAGCGGGCCGCGGGTCCGCGCGGCGGCATGGTGGACGCGGCGCTGGACATCGACACCAGCGGCGTGGCGCCGTGGGTGAAGCCGGAGGACCGGGAGAATGCGTACCCCACGGTGTGCGGCGCGCACTACGCGCCGGACAGCAAGGTGCTGAACCAGGGCTGCCGCTTCGACGCCGAGTGCATCAGCGACCAGTGCACCTCCGTGCTGTGCAACACGTTCGACGGGCGCTGCGTGTGCAACGACGACGGGGACTGCGGCCAGGCGGCGTACTGCCAGGACGAGATTCCGGGCAACCCGGGGGACAACGACTGCGTGGCGAAGAAGGCGGACCACGTGTCGTGCAGCCGGGATGGGCAGTGCCAGTCCGGTGAGTGCGGCGGCTGCGCGGACGCGGTGGGCTGGTGCTTCACGCCGAGGTCCAAGGCGTATGGGCAGACGTGCAAGTCCGACAACGAGTGCACCACGGACCGGTGCAGCGCGGACTGCTACGTGAATCCCACGGGGAGCTGCCTGTGCGACAGCGACTCGCACTGCGGCGGCGGGCAGTACTGCGGCTGGGGCTTCAACTCGGGCAAGTGCCAGAACAAGAAGGGCCGCGGGGCGGCGTGCTCGGCGGACCGCGAGTGCCAGTCCGGGACGTGCCGGTGGTCGTTCACCTGTAAGTGA